In Cryptomeria japonica chromosome 10, Sugi_1.0, whole genome shotgun sequence, a genomic segment contains:
- the LOC131859156 gene encoding ethylene-responsive transcription factor ERF024-like, translating into MAGLIPNTRDGFNFPESIKSLPLPATSSTTDIQAAAVEAAYSFQHQEKQEVPQLCSNTNDDDNNNGFLESEPTIHNQSVSTDVSGTGNENNEMVDSWLDWLNLLMNIADGVQVGSSLLFHNTFTREEDQDHHFTSLWDFT; encoded by the coding sequence ATGGCTGGGCTCATTCCCAACACCAGAGATGGCTTCAATTTCCCTGAATCGATTAAATCCCTTCCTCTCCCTGCAACTTCTTCCACAACAGATATTCAGGCTGCTGCTGTGGAAGCTGCATACTCTTTTCAACACCAAGAGAAACAAGAAGTACCACAACTGTGCTCCAACACCAATGATGATGATAACAACAATGGTTTTCTTGAGTCGGAGCCCACTATACACAATCAATCAGTGTCCACTGATGTTTCAGGAACTGGAAACGAAAACAATGAGATGGTGGATTCATGGCTTGATTGGCTAAACTTGCTAATGAATATTGCAGATGGAGTACAGGTTGGATCTTCTCTGCTCTTTCATAACACATTTACTAGAGAAGAAGATCAAGATCATCACTTTACATCTCTTTGGGATTTCACTTAG